A section of the Phaseolus vulgaris cultivar G19833 chromosome 8, P. vulgaris v2.0, whole genome shotgun sequence genome encodes:
- the LOC137824086 gene encoding putative 4-hydroxy-4-methyl-2-oxoglutarate aldolase 2, with protein MALVTTAEVCDANPQLILSGELRALKPIFQIYGRRQVFSGPIVTLKVFEDNVLVREFLEEKGNGRVLVVDGGGSLRCAILGGNPVVQAQNNGWAGIVVNGCIRDVDEINGCDIGVRALGSHPMKANKKGMGEKHVPINIAGTRISDGEWLYADTDGILISRTELSV; from the coding sequence ATGGCCTTGGTTACTACCGCTGAAGTGTGTGATGCGAACCCACAGTTAATTTTGAGTGGGGAGCTTCGTGCCCTTAAGCCAATTTTTCAGATTTATGGTCGTCGACAGGTATTCTCTGGACCTATAGTTACCTTGAAGGTGTTTGAAGACAACGTTTTGGTTCGTGAGTTCCTTGAAGAGAAAGGCAACGGAAGAGTGCTTGTTGTTGATGGAGGAGGGAGTTTGCGCTGTGCCATTTTGGGTGGCAACCCTGTCGTACAAGCTCAAAACAATGGATGGGCCGGTATTGTTGTGAATGGATGTATAAGAGATGTGGATGAGATCAATGGTTGTGATATTGGGGTGAGAGCCCTAGGCTCCCATCCCATGAAGGCCAATAAGAAAGGCATGGGGGAAAAGCATGTTCCCATAAATATTGCTGGGACAAGGATCTCTGATGGGGAATGGCTATATGCAGACACTGATGGAATTCTGATCTCTCGAACCGAGCTGTCTGTTTGA